A single window of Achromobacter xylosoxidans DNA harbors:
- the dsbG gene encoding thiol:disulfide interchange protein DsbG gives MIRPHAPSRILFALAAMLAAAGSQAQDRPAVLKALETRGLRVVQEFKVDGNLRAFAGVAGDQPVAIYVTPDGNAIVGARLDAQGKPLDDARIEALVSKPMGDQAWAQLEKSTWVLDGQKDAPRIIYTFSDANCPYCHKFWEAARPWVDSGKVQLRHVLVGVIRQDSPAKAAAILGAADPSAALIENEHKFDKGGITPAKSVPDNIGKILDDNQALMVSLGFRGTPGIVVRDDSGALKKYNGMPQAGKLAEVFGPR, from the coding sequence ATGATTCGTCCGCATGCGCCCAGCCGCATCCTTTTCGCCCTGGCCGCCATGCTTGCCGCCGCCGGCAGCCAGGCCCAGGATCGGCCCGCCGTGCTCAAGGCGCTGGAGACGCGCGGCCTGCGCGTGGTGCAGGAATTCAAGGTCGACGGCAACCTGCGCGCCTTCGCCGGCGTGGCTGGCGACCAGCCCGTGGCGATCTATGTCACCCCCGATGGCAACGCCATCGTCGGCGCGCGCCTGGATGCCCAGGGCAAGCCGCTTGACGATGCCAGGATCGAGGCCCTGGTCAGCAAGCCGATGGGCGACCAGGCCTGGGCGCAGCTGGAAAAATCGACGTGGGTGCTCGACGGCCAGAAGGACGCGCCGCGCATCATCTACACCTTCAGCGATGCCAATTGCCCCTATTGCCACAAGTTCTGGGAAGCCGCGCGTCCGTGGGTGGATTCCGGCAAGGTGCAATTGCGGCATGTGCTGGTGGGCGTGATCCGGCAGGACAGTCCCGCCAAGGCCGCCGCCATCCTGGGCGCCGCCGATCCGTCTGCCGCGTTGATCGAGAACGAACACAAGTTCGACAAGGGCGGCATCACGCCTGCCAAGAGCGTGCCCGACAACATCGGCAAGATCCTCGACGACAACCAGGCGCTGATGGTGTCGCTGGGCTTTCGCGGCACGCCGGGCATCGTCGTGCGCGACGACAGCGGCGCGCTCAAGAAGTACAACGGCATGCCGCAGGCCGGCAAGCTGGCCGAGGTGTTCGGGCCGCGCTGA
- the acdA gene encoding 3-sulfinopropanoyl-CoA desulfinase — MVVLSKEQVALRQRARELAQQAFKPTAAHTDQSEQYPWDNVRQLCDQGFMGMTIPREYGGQGLGHQDTIIVVEEMAKACATMGRITVEANMGAIGAIMRYGTHEQKQRAAACVLAGDKPAICISEPQAGSAASEMATRAVRHGDDYLINGEKYWITGGGVSRLHLIFARVIEDGGDQGIGAFIHIKDDPALQDGLAVTQRSYAMGVRGIPETYLRFTDLKVSRSMLVVPPEGLKRGFAGLMQAYNAQRVGAGTVALGIAQGAFEEAVAYVKQRHQFGRPIAEFQGLQWMISDMAIQLNCARHMLHAAANSGTPETFGFPDISLAAQAKIVAAETAQRVTNDALQLHGSSGYGRDLPLERHVRDARMFTIAGGTAQILRTQVASSILGMKLPQTRDGYIRGR; from the coding sequence ATGGTGGTACTTTCGAAGGAACAAGTGGCGCTGCGGCAGCGCGCCCGGGAGCTGGCCCAGCAGGCGTTCAAGCCGACCGCGGCGCACACCGACCAGAGCGAGCAGTATCCGTGGGACAACGTGCGCCAGCTGTGCGACCAGGGGTTCATGGGGATGACCATCCCCCGTGAGTACGGCGGCCAGGGGCTCGGCCACCAGGACACGATCATCGTGGTCGAGGAAATGGCGAAGGCGTGCGCGACCATGGGCCGGATCACGGTCGAGGCCAACATGGGCGCGATTGGCGCCATCATGCGGTACGGCACGCATGAACAGAAGCAGCGGGCCGCGGCCTGCGTGCTGGCGGGCGACAAGCCGGCCATCTGCATCTCGGAGCCGCAGGCGGGCAGCGCCGCCAGCGAGATGGCGACGCGGGCCGTGCGGCATGGCGACGACTATCTCATCAACGGCGAGAAGTACTGGATCACCGGCGGCGGCGTTTCGCGCCTGCACCTGATATTCGCCCGCGTCATCGAAGACGGGGGCGACCAGGGCATCGGCGCGTTCATCCACATCAAGGACGATCCCGCCCTCCAGGACGGGCTGGCGGTCACGCAGCGGTCCTACGCCATGGGGGTCAGGGGCATCCCGGAGACCTATCTGCGCTTCACCGACCTGAAGGTGTCCAGGTCCATGCTGGTCGTGCCGCCCGAAGGACTCAAGCGCGGGTTCGCGGGGTTGATGCAGGCATACAACGCGCAGCGCGTCGGCGCCGGCACCGTGGCGCTGGGCATTGCGCAGGGCGCTTTCGAAGAGGCAGTGGCATACGTGAAGCAACGCCACCAGTTCGGCCGCCCCATTGCCGAATTCCAGGGCTTGCAGTGGATGATCTCGGACATGGCCATCCAGCTCAACTGCGCGCGGCACATGCTGCACGCCGCGGCCAACAGCGGCACGCCGGAGACTTTCGGTTTTCCGGACATCTCGCTGGCCGCGCAGGCCAAGATCGTGGCGGCCGAGACCGCGCAACGCGTCACCAACGACGCCTTGCAGCTGCATGGCTCGTCCGGCTATGGGCGCGACCTGCCGCTGGAACGCCACGTGCGCGACGCGCGCATGTTCACCATCGCGGGCGGCACCGCGCAGATCCTGCGCACCCAGGTGGCGTCATCGATCCTGGGGATGAAGCTGCCACAGACGCGCGACGGCTATATCCGGGGGCGGTGA